One window from the genome of Roseisolibacter agri encodes:
- a CDS encoding MBG domain-containing protein, which produces MSKLLRLPALLLVALLALAFDASAAAAQKALVYCPTDEVETCGNVVAALSSTGAYPEGVDKAYDGSNGTVDLRTADLFAYTLFVVPSLSDDEEGTPLALLRDATVAGRLKLALLGRRAFYSGTPDLGATNRLAKNALIVNLARWAGANFDAVRGPGLVVLQDNSDVEATRYDWVRGLTGLTVTADIALKTYASVRTMTATGMAIMSNGGTQLAYDNMASFGFYFPSGAPGLSLDAVGQTGTSAGGQVVLVTAEGANTGGATVQTDRNDYVPGSMVTITGAGFAPGETIKITLHEDPLVHEDRTLSATADQAGAFVDTTFSPEAHHLGVRFVLTATGQTSARRAQTTFTDGNVQLFVAPTGLDYGYRLLWYDNTTCTGSPAGQYTQEFLLSQNSSWSFEGAAIQFVANATSTNGRPFDKWTAESKDTDITFNQANRSICVPTNTNNTKKVTANFGTAVATSVAVDAATGTYGGTTTLKATLTSGSPATGVNGKTITFRLNGNSVGSATTNVSGVATLTGVSLTGINAGSYAAGTNTGVAASFVGDASYTASSGGATLTVGKADQTITFGALAGKSFGDAAFTVSATASSGLAVSFSVGSTDKCTISGSTVTITGAGSCTVTASQAGNTNYNAAASVPQSFSIAKKAATISLSALNATYDGTAKAAVATTDPAGLAGVAITYDGVTTVPTAAGSYAVVASLTNDNYQATNATGTLVIGKAAPLFSGLTAPAITFGTATATVTGTLKTTGGLVPSGSVTALVTTTGGGAAVSGTGTINASTGAFSITVTNANLLAGSTTGHEVTVSFAENTNFAAASDNSLTLVVNQATQSITFTAPTTAKYGDADAALGATASSGLTVSYASSTTGVCTIVDGKLHVVKAGSCTVTASQAGNTNFLPAPSVERTFSIAKVQATITLTVPTGAAATYTGSPIAATAAVDPAGITGLSVTYAGSTTAPTNAGTYAVVASLVNDNYEAETKSGSLTIGKASQVISWATPAAITYGTTLAGVLNATLTTGDGALSYDKATTDVLPVGAHTLTVTAAETPNYIATSKSVSLTVNKAQGSVSITSTNPGTLAYNATYAVTTSKVGDGGVTLSVGATDACEISNGTVTMKAGVGSCTVTATLAEGGNYLGASTTQTFAAAKATASITLTNLSHTYNGAAKAATATTSPAGLTAVTVRYFQNATEVAAADVKNAGSYVVKATLSNTNYDAPEATETLVIGRAAVTATAGSGTGTYTGSAQTPSACAVTGTYTTGISCANDPATVGPNVGTYTIVPSITGPAASNFDATPVNGSYAITQATSQVVITWENSTYNGSANGATATVKDAGGAAIGGATATLTYYSGSTAAGTALSGAPTAAGTYTVRATFAGNTNYLTSSETKTITIARASQTITFAQPTSPAVFNSSFTVNPTATSPLPVAVSVSGVCEKQQDGSIKMTSGTGNCIITAAQAGNENYEAATAAAGSSLTRTVAAAKAAQTITFPVLADTKYNEAAPALGATATSGLTVTYGASGNCTVSGSTISITGAGSCTVTASQAGDDNYDAATAYAGSALSRTFAIAKATASITLTNLSHTYDGSAKAATATTAPLGLSGVSLVYKQNANVVQAADVKSAGSYTVEATLDNANYQLAALSNPTIATLVINQATQAALTLTGVPATATYNTSFNVTPGGGSGTSQVVVTTEGVCTIAGNTVTMNSGTGTCTVKVNRAGDNNYFPATQVTASATAAKATQTIAGFNLTSFTKKFGDAPFSVAGGVTGGGSGNDVLYSSATPSKCTVTAAGLLTIVEAGSCTVKANQAGNANYEAASEASSDLNIGKATPTVSVSWTGGTFGATSAATGSVSGVGGVNLGTPTFSYEGVSPTVYAASATAPTNAGSYKVTASFAATVNYEAATNTATTTIAKASTTTIVEVPTPPVVYDGTNKVASATVTGAAGLNQGLTVTYQKKDANGAWQVSGTPRDAGDYRASASYAETANYGASQDAKEFSIAKAPQTITFVQPTTPADYNSTFTVSPTTTASNLVVAIAVSGVCETQTGNSVKMTSGTGNCVITASQIGNGNYLAAAPVERTVAARKIAQAALSVTGPTAGTFGEALSMSATGGSSIHTASFTATGTACSIASTGPNAGKLEITSGTGTCALTATKAADDNYSLITSPSQVVTIAKAALNVEPNPKTPDPRQYSDPNPTFAPKYTGFVNGQTDAVLDTKPTCSTTAAAISPEASYPITCSGGADNDYAFSYTAGSLGVTKEDMVLDYTGQTFVSTNRSGGTASAQLSVSVSESQDGNLGSVPWASIPLTVRFSVYTTDPSSAVKCDAPVSASGSGAGTASCSVSGLKEDQYIVQAELLSNAFYRAAVPNAALTAVDPGTGFTTGGGSINDPNTGARSNFGFTARFLKNGGVQGNSLFIYRKSADLGGGRATGTVNGATVSAPSGTRDYNFIIKSNQMSALTQRCSTTTGTEPCWATFTGGSNVKAVDRLTGIEYTLSAGYIGNQQQFQIDLVDNGEPGSTDRFAIKVWTASQTFMQVGTARTDMNGTPPNGTQVQLLGGNVQVRLKP; this is translated from the coding sequence ATGTCCAAGCTCCTGCGCCTCCCCGCGCTTCTGCTGGTGGCCCTGCTCGCGCTGGCGTTCGACGCCTCCGCCGCCGCCGCCCAGAAGGCGCTCGTGTACTGCCCGACCGACGAGGTCGAGACGTGCGGCAACGTCGTCGCCGCCCTCAGCTCCACCGGCGCCTATCCCGAGGGCGTCGACAAGGCGTACGACGGCAGCAACGGCACCGTCGACCTCCGGACGGCCGACCTGTTCGCCTACACCCTGTTCGTCGTGCCCTCGCTGTCGGACGACGAGGAGGGGACGCCGCTCGCGCTGCTGCGCGATGCGACGGTGGCGGGGCGACTGAAGCTCGCGCTGCTCGGCCGGCGCGCCTTCTACTCCGGCACGCCGGACCTCGGCGCGACCAATCGGCTCGCGAAGAACGCGCTGATCGTGAACCTCGCGCGCTGGGCGGGCGCGAACTTCGACGCGGTGCGTGGGCCCGGCCTCGTCGTGCTGCAGGACAACTCCGACGTCGAGGCGACGCGCTACGACTGGGTGCGCGGGCTGACGGGGCTGACCGTGACGGCCGACATCGCGCTGAAGACGTACGCGAGCGTCCGCACGATGACCGCGACGGGCATGGCCATCATGTCGAACGGCGGGACGCAGCTCGCCTACGACAACATGGCGTCGTTCGGCTTCTACTTCCCGAGCGGCGCGCCGGGCCTGTCGCTCGACGCCGTCGGGCAGACGGGGACGTCGGCCGGCGGCCAGGTCGTGCTGGTGACGGCCGAGGGCGCGAACACGGGTGGGGCGACGGTACAGACCGATCGCAACGACTACGTCCCTGGCAGCATGGTCACGATCACGGGCGCGGGCTTCGCGCCGGGTGAGACCATCAAGATCACGCTGCACGAGGATCCGCTCGTGCACGAGGATCGCACGCTCTCCGCGACGGCCGATCAGGCGGGCGCGTTCGTCGACACCACGTTCTCGCCCGAAGCCCATCACCTGGGCGTGCGCTTTGTCCTCACCGCCACCGGGCAGACCTCTGCGCGGCGGGCGCAGACGACGTTCACCGACGGCAACGTGCAGCTCTTCGTCGCACCGACCGGGTTGGACTACGGCTACCGTCTCCTCTGGTACGACAACACGACGTGCACCGGATCGCCTGCCGGGCAGTACACCCAGGAATTCCTGCTGAGCCAGAACAGCAGCTGGAGCTTTGAAGGCGCGGCGATCCAGTTCGTGGCCAATGCCACCTCGACGAATGGGCGGCCGTTCGACAAGTGGACTGCAGAGTCGAAGGACACGGACATCACGTTCAATCAGGCGAACCGCTCGATCTGCGTTCCGACGAACACCAACAACACGAAGAAGGTCACTGCGAACTTCGGCACCGCCGTCGCGACGAGCGTCGCGGTCGACGCGGCGACCGGTACCTACGGCGGGACGACGACCCTCAAGGCGACACTCACTTCGGGGAGTCCCGCCACAGGGGTGAACGGAAAGACCATCACCTTCCGACTGAACGGGAACTCCGTAGGCAGCGCGACGACGAACGTCTCGGGTGTCGCCACGCTCACCGGCGTGAGCCTGACCGGGATCAACGCGGGGTCGTACGCAGCCGGCACGAACACGGGCGTCGCGGCGAGCTTCGTCGGTGACGCGTCGTACACGGCGTCGAGCGGCGGCGCGACGCTCACGGTCGGCAAGGCCGACCAGACCATCACCTTCGGGGCGCTCGCGGGGAAGTCCTTTGGCGACGCGGCCTTCACGGTGAGCGCGACCGCGAGCTCCGGGCTGGCGGTGAGCTTCAGCGTCGGCAGCACGGACAAGTGCACGATCAGCGGCAGCACGGTGACGATCACCGGCGCGGGCAGCTGCACGGTGACGGCGTCGCAGGCCGGCAACACGAACTACAACGCGGCGGCGTCGGTCCCGCAGAGCTTCAGCATCGCCAAGAAGGCAGCGACGATCAGCCTCTCGGCGCTCAACGCGACGTACGACGGCACTGCGAAGGCGGCGGTGGCCACGACGGATCCCGCAGGCCTCGCGGGCGTCGCGATCACGTACGACGGTGTCACGACCGTGCCGACGGCGGCCGGCAGCTACGCGGTCGTCGCGTCGCTGACGAACGACAACTACCAGGCGACCAATGCCACGGGCACGCTGGTGATCGGGAAGGCGGCCCCGCTGTTCAGTGGGCTCACGGCTCCCGCGATCACGTTCGGGACCGCCACGGCGACGGTGACCGGTACCCTCAAGACCACCGGCGGGCTGGTGCCGAGCGGCTCGGTGACGGCGCTCGTGACCACCACCGGCGGCGGCGCCGCGGTGAGCGGCACGGGCACCATCAACGCGTCGACGGGCGCGTTCTCGATCACCGTGACCAACGCGAACCTGCTCGCCGGCAGCACGACGGGGCACGAGGTGACGGTCAGCTTCGCGGAGAACACGAACTTCGCGGCGGCGAGCGACAACTCGCTGACGCTCGTCGTCAATCAGGCCACGCAGTCGATCACCTTCACGGCGCCGACGACGGCGAAGTACGGGGACGCGGATGCGGCCCTGGGCGCGACGGCCAGCTCCGGGCTGACGGTCAGCTACGCGAGCTCGACGACCGGCGTCTGCACCATCGTCGACGGCAAGCTGCACGTGGTGAAGGCGGGGAGCTGCACGGTGACGGCCAGCCAGGCCGGCAACACGAACTTCCTGCCGGCGCCGAGCGTCGAGCGCACCTTCAGCATCGCGAAGGTGCAGGCGACGATCACGCTGACGGTGCCGACGGGGGCGGCGGCGACCTATACGGGCTCGCCGATCGCCGCGACCGCCGCGGTGGACCCGGCGGGTATCACGGGGCTGTCGGTGACGTACGCGGGGAGCACGACCGCGCCGACGAACGCCGGCACCTATGCGGTGGTGGCCTCGCTCGTGAACGACAACTACGAGGCGGAGACGAAGTCCGGAAGCCTTACGATCGGCAAGGCGAGCCAGGTGATCAGCTGGGCTACCCCGGCCGCGATCACGTACGGCACCACGCTGGCCGGGGTGCTGAACGCGACACTGACCACCGGTGATGGTGCGCTGAGCTACGACAAGGCGACCACCGATGTGCTGCCGGTGGGGGCGCACACCCTGACGGTCACGGCAGCCGAGACGCCGAACTACATCGCGACGAGCAAGTCGGTCTCGCTGACGGTCAACAAGGCGCAGGGCTCGGTGAGCATCACGAGCACCAACCCGGGCACGCTGGCCTACAACGCCACCTATGCGGTGACGACCTCCAAGGTCGGCGACGGCGGCGTGACCCTCTCCGTGGGTGCCACGGATGCCTGCGAGATCAGCAACGGCACGGTCACGATGAAGGCGGGCGTCGGCAGCTGCACGGTCACGGCGACGCTGGCCGAGGGGGGCAACTATCTCGGTGCCTCGACCACGCAGACCTTCGCCGCCGCCAAGGCGACGGCGTCGATCACGCTGACCAACCTGAGCCACACGTACAACGGCGCGGCGAAGGCGGCGACGGCGACGACCAGCCCCGCCGGTCTCACCGCCGTGACCGTCCGGTACTTCCAGAACGCGACCGAGGTCGCGGCGGCGGACGTGAAGAACGCCGGCAGCTACGTCGTGAAGGCGACGCTGAGCAACACGAACTACGACGCCCCGGAGGCCACCGAGACGCTGGTGATCGGCAGGGCGGCCGTGACGGCGACGGCAGGGAGCGGCACCGGGACGTACACGGGCAGCGCGCAGACGCCGTCCGCGTGTGCGGTGACCGGGACCTACACGACCGGCATTAGCTGCGCCAACGACCCGGCCACGGTGGGACCGAACGTCGGGACGTACACGATCGTGCCGAGCATCACCGGGCCGGCGGCGAGCAACTTCGACGCGACGCCCGTGAACGGCTCGTACGCGATCACCCAGGCGACGTCGCAGGTGGTGATCACCTGGGAGAACAGCACGTACAACGGCTCGGCGAACGGTGCGACGGCGACCGTGAAGGATGCGGGCGGCGCGGCGATCGGCGGGGCGACGGCGACGCTGACGTACTACAGCGGTTCGACGGCGGCCGGCACGGCGCTGAGCGGCGCGCCGACGGCGGCCGGGACGTACACGGTCAGGGCGACGTTCGCGGGCAACACGAACTACCTGACGTCCTCGGAGACGAAGACGATCACGATCGCGAGGGCGTCGCAGACGATCACGTTCGCGCAGCCGACGAGCCCCGCGGTCTTCAACAGCAGCTTCACCGTGAACCCCACGGCGACGTCCCCCCTGCCGGTGGCCGTATCGGTGTCCGGCGTGTGTGAGAAGCAGCAGGACGGCTCGATCAAGATGACCAGCGGCACCGGGAACTGCATCATCACTGCGGCGCAGGCGGGCAACGAGAACTATGAAGCTGCCACCGCCGCGGCGGGCAGCAGCCTGACGCGCACGGTGGCGGCCGCGAAGGCCGCGCAGACGATCACGTTCCCCGTGCTCGCCGACACCAAGTACAACGAGGCGGCTCCGGCGCTCGGGGCGACGGCGACCTCCGGCCTGACGGTCACCTACGGCGCGAGCGGCAACTGCACCGTGAGCGGGAGCACGATCTCGATCACCGGCGCGGGCAGCTGCACGGTGACGGCGAGCCAGGCAGGCGACGACAACTACGATGCTGCGACCGCGTACGCGGGCAGCGCGCTATCGCGCACCTTCGCCATCGCGAAGGCGACGGCCTCGATCACGCTGACGAACCTGAGCCATACGTACGACGGCTCCGCGAAGGCGGCGACCGCGACGACCGCGCCCTTGGGTCTCTCGGGCGTCAGCCTGGTCTACAAGCAGAACGCGAACGTGGTACAGGCGGCGGACGTCAAGAGCGCCGGCAGCTACACGGTCGAGGCGACGCTGGACAATGCCAACTACCAGCTGGCTGCGCTGAGCAACCCGACCATCGCCACGCTGGTGATCAATCAGGCGACGCAAGCGGCGCTGACCCTCACGGGCGTGCCGGCGACGGCGACGTACAACACCAGCTTCAACGTGACGCCTGGTGGTGGCAGTGGCACCTCGCAGGTGGTGGTCACCACTGAGGGGGTCTGCACGATCGCGGGCAACACGGTGACGATGAACAGCGGTACCGGCACGTGCACCGTGAAGGTCAACCGTGCCGGTGACAACAACTACTTCCCCGCCACGCAGGTCACCGCCTCCGCCACTGCGGCGAAGGCGACGCAGACCATCGCCGGATTCAACCTCACGTCGTTCACGAAGAAGTTCGGTGATGCACCGTTCAGCGTCGCGGGCGGGGTGACCGGCGGCGGCTCGGGCAACGACGTCCTGTACTCGAGCGCGACGCCGAGCAAGTGCACGGTCACGGCGGCCGGTCTGCTCACGATCGTGGAGGCCGGTTCCTGCACGGTGAAGGCGAATCAGGCCGGGAACGCCAACTACGAAGCTGCGTCCGAGGCGAGCTCCGACCTCAACATCGGCAAGGCGACGCCGACCGTGAGCGTGAGCTGGACGGGCGGGACCTTCGGCGCCACGAGCGCGGCCACCGGCTCGGTGTCGGGCGTGGGCGGCGTCAACCTCGGGACCCCGACCTTCAGCTACGAGGGTGTGAGTCCGACGGTCTACGCGGCGAGCGCCACCGCGCCGACGAACGCCGGCAGCTACAAGGTGACGGCCAGCTTCGCGGCGACCGTGAACTATGAGGCGGCCACGAACACGGCGACGACCACGATCGCGAAGGCCAGCACGACGACGATCGTGGAGGTCCCGACACCGCCGGTGGTGTACGACGGGACGAACAAGGTCGCGTCCGCGACGGTCACGGGCGCCGCCGGGTTGAATCAGGGCCTGACGGTCACGTACCAGAAGAAGGATGCGAACGGCGCGTGGCAGGTCAGCGGCACGCCGCGTGACGCGGGCGACTACCGCGCGAGCGCGAGCTACGCGGAGACCGCGAACTACGGCGCGAGCCAGGACGCGAAGGAGTTCTCCATCGCCAAGGCGCCCCAGACCATCACCTTCGTGCAGCCGACTACCCCGGCCGACTACAACAGCACGTTCACGGTGAGCCCCACGACGACGGCTTCGAATCTCGTCGTTGCGATCGCAGTCTCTGGGGTCTGCGAGACGCAGACGGGGAACTCGGTCAAGATGACCAGCGGCACGGGCAACTGCGTGATCACCGCCTCGCAGATCGGCAACGGGAACTACCTCGCCGCTGCTCCGGTGGAGCGCACGGTGGCCGCGCGCAAGATCGCGCAGGCCGCGCTCAGCGTCACGGGTCCGACGGCGGGTACGTTCGGTGAGGCGCTTTCGATGAGCGCCACCGGCGGCAGCTCGATTCACACGGCCAGCTTCACCGCGACCGGCACCGCGTGCTCTATCGCCAGCACTGGCCCGAATGCCGGCAAGCTGGAGATCACGAGCGGCACCGGCACGTGCGCGCTCACGGCGACGAAGGCCGCCGATGACAACTACAGCCTCATCACGTCCCCGTCGCAGGTCGTCACCATCGCCAAGGCGGCGCTGAACGTCGAACCGAACCCGAAGACTCCGGATCCGCGCCAGTACAGCGATCCGAACCCCACGTTCGCGCCGAAGTACACCGGGTTTGTCAACGGCCAGACCGACGCGGTCCTCGACACGAAGCCGACCTGCTCGACGACAGCGGCCGCGATCTCTCCGGAGGCGTCGTACCCGATCACCTGCTCGGGCGGCGCGGACAACGACTACGCCTTCAGCTACACCGCGGGATCGCTCGGCGTGACGAAGGAAGACATGGTCCTCGACTACACGGGCCAGACCTTCGTCAGCACGAACAGGTCTGGCGGCACCGCGAGCGCTCAGCTCTCGGTGAGCGTCAGCGAGAGTCAGGACGGCAACCTGGGGTCGGTCCCATGGGCGAGCATCCCGCTGACGGTTCGCTTCTCGGTGTACACCACGGACCCGAGCAGCGCCGTCAAGTGCGACGCGCCAGTGTCCGCTAGCGGCTCGGGGGCCGGTACGGCGTCCTGCTCCGTGTCTGGCCTGAAGGAGGATCAGTACATCGTTCAGGCGGAGCTCCTTAGCAACGCCTTCTACCGGGCGGCCGTCCCGAATGCCGCGCTGACGGCGGTCGATCCGGGCACGGGCTTCACGACCGGCGGCGGCTCGATCAACGACCCGAACACCGGCGCGCGCAGCAACTTCGGCTTCACCGCGCGCTTCCTGAAGAACGGCGGCGTGCAGGGGAACAGCCTCTTCATCTACCGGAAGTCGGCCGACCTTGGTGGCGGCCGGGCGACCGGGACGGTGAACGGTGCGACGGTCTCGGCGCCGAGCGGCACCCGCGACTACAACTTCATCATCAAGAGCAACCAGATGTCGGCGCTGACGCAGCGGTGCTCGACGACGACCGGCACGGAGCCCTGCTGGGCGACGTTCACCGGCGGCTCGAACGTGAAGGCGGTAGACCGCCTGACCGGCATCGAGTACACGCTGTCGGCCGGCTACATCGGCAACCAGCAGCAGTTCCAGATCGACCTGGTCGACAATGGTGAGCCTGGCTCGACCGATCGCTTCGCGATCAAGGTCTGGACGGCCAGCCAGACGTTCATGCAGGTGGGCACGGCCCGCACGGACATGAACGGTACGCCGCCGAACGGCACGCAGGTGCAGCTCCTCGGCGGCAATGTCCAGGTGCGACTGAAGCCGTAA
- a CDS encoding response regulator transcription factor — protein sequence MAKLLVVEDDRMFAELIRHALREEGHLVDVATDCAEARATTSEHAYDGILLDVSLPDGSGLTLARELRQEGSETPILMITGNDGKRDVVQGLDAGADDYLTKPLDDEILKARVRALVRRREPRGIETLSFGGIVIDRAMRRATIDGHRVALAPREFTLLAFLVQHAEQIVTRSELLEKVWDLTLDPGSNVVDVHVARLRGKLREHHAKPTLVTVRGTGYVLTLGPSEE from the coding sequence ATGGCCAAGCTACTGGTAGTCGAGGACGATCGGATGTTCGCGGAGCTGATCCGCCACGCGCTGCGCGAGGAAGGTCACCTCGTGGACGTCGCGACGGACTGCGCCGAAGCCCGCGCCACGACGTCGGAGCACGCCTACGACGGCATCCTCCTCGACGTCTCGCTGCCCGACGGCAGCGGCCTCACCCTCGCGCGCGAGCTGCGCCAGGAAGGCAGCGAGACGCCGATCCTCATGATCACGGGCAACGACGGCAAGCGCGACGTCGTCCAGGGGCTCGACGCCGGCGCGGACGACTACCTGACCAAGCCGCTCGACGACGAGATCCTCAAGGCCCGCGTGCGCGCCCTCGTGCGACGCCGCGAGCCGCGCGGGATCGAGACGCTGTCGTTCGGCGGCATCGTCATCGACCGGGCGATGCGGCGCGCCACGATCGACGGGCACCGCGTCGCGCTCGCGCCGCGCGAGTTCACGCTCCTCGCCTTCCTCGTCCAGCACGCCGAGCAGATCGTCACGCGCAGCGAGCTCCTCGAGAAGGTGTGGGACCTGACGCTCGACCCCGGCTCGAACGTCGTCGACGTGCACGTGGCGCGGCTGCGCGGCAAGCTCCGCGAGCACCACGCGAAGCCGACGCTCGTCACGGTGCGCGGCACCGGCTACGTGCTGACGCTCGGCCCGTCGGAGGAGTGA
- a CDS encoding Hpt domain-containing protein, whose product MIQGTAGAVDATPATAALEGQDAIDRLRRFGGDRLAREMIALFADSVPERFAAARTALVAADTETLVRTMHGLKSSSAQLGGTGAARLCAEVEHAARAEQLFGLAPAIDRAEQAVHELVAWLVHALPPDSGVR is encoded by the coding sequence GTGATCCAGGGGACCGCCGGCGCGGTCGACGCCACCCCGGCGACCGCGGCGCTCGAGGGGCAGGACGCGATCGACCGGCTGCGGCGCTTCGGCGGGGATCGGCTGGCGCGCGAGATGATCGCGCTGTTCGCCGACTCGGTGCCGGAGCGCTTCGCCGCCGCCCGGACGGCGCTGGTCGCCGCCGACACCGAGACGCTGGTGCGCACGATGCACGGCCTCAAGTCGTCGAGCGCGCAGCTGGGCGGCACCGGCGCCGCGCGGCTGTGCGCCGAGGTCGAGCACGCGGCGCGCGCCGAGCAGCTGTTCGGGCTCGCGCCCGCGATCGACCGCGCGGAGCAGGCGGTGCACGAGCTGGTCGCGTGGCTCGTGCACGCGCTGCCTCCAGACTCGGGCGTGCGATGA
- a CDS encoding response regulator: MKVLAVVEDNADNRLLVRALLGHLYHVREYVNGSDALAAFGRGEVPDIVLMDISLPGISGLDVLLRMRADERLAELPVVALTAHAMDGDRAALLEAGFDEYVAKPIFDETVLLRAIERALRRVGG, translated from the coding sequence ATGAAGGTCCTCGCGGTCGTCGAGGACAACGCCGACAACCGCCTGCTCGTGCGCGCGCTGCTGGGCCACCTGTACCACGTGCGGGAGTACGTGAACGGGAGCGACGCCCTGGCCGCGTTCGGGCGCGGGGAGGTGCCGGACATCGTCCTCATGGACATCTCGCTGCCGGGCATCAGCGGGCTGGACGTGCTGCTGCGCATGCGGGCCGACGAGCGGCTGGCGGAGCTGCCCGTCGTCGCGCTCACCGCGCACGCCATGGACGGCGACCGGGCGGCGCTGCTGGAGGCCGGCTTCGACGAGTACGTCGCGAAGCCCATCTTCGACGAGACGGTGCTGCTGCGCGCGATCGAGCGGGCGCTGCGGCGCGTCGGCGGCTAG
- a CDS encoding CHASE3 domain-containing protein, translated as MAESIRRTVALAVAAWLLFLVLVGTAAYQSMHRLLDTATAVSETHRVLRLLESTYSRVADAEVGARGYVLTGDVPYLRAYQDSRREVDANVESLRAVIDEGTPQRERLNQLEGLVGRRLSLLRETIDRRRENLESAIAIVRSGRGRVLSDSIRTLIDELERNEELVLVLQSEGERAWVRQVIGSIALSLATALAAGLLVLNVIRRDLAGRAAAARALRDAKESAEAANRAKSDFLARMSHELRTPLNSVIGFSNVLLKTRASDLGDDGRTYLERVRDNGMHLLTMIDDLLDIARIEVGRIAIDSRTVALEALVRDVVGAFEEDARRRGLGLYADLPDAPARLEADPSRLRQVLVNLVSNALRFTRRGSVTVRVVTDPVSGVPLRMEVVDTGIGIPLDRQAAVFEAFEQADTSTGREFGGTGLGLAISRSLCELMGFQLTLQSTPNVGSTFSIVLSPARAAAPARVEETVGAG; from the coding sequence GTGGCGGAGTCGATCCGGCGGACCGTCGCGCTGGCCGTCGCCGCGTGGCTGCTCTTCCTCGTGCTGGTCGGCACGGCGGCCTACCAGAGCATGCACCGGCTGCTCGACACGGCCACCGCCGTCAGCGAGACGCACCGCGTGCTGCGCCTGCTGGAGTCGACCTACTCGCGCGTCGCCGACGCCGAGGTGGGCGCGCGCGGCTACGTGCTCACGGGCGACGTGCCCTACCTGCGGGCCTACCAGGACTCGCGCCGCGAGGTCGACGCGAACGTCGAGAGCCTCCGCGCCGTCATCGACGAGGGGACGCCGCAGCGCGAGCGCCTCAACCAGCTGGAGGGCCTGGTCGGGCGCCGCCTCAGCCTCCTGCGCGAGACCATCGACCGCCGCCGCGAGAACCTCGAATCGGCGATCGCGATCGTGCGCTCGGGGCGCGGCCGCGTGCTCAGCGACAGCATCCGGACGCTGATCGACGAGCTCGAACGCAACGAGGAGCTCGTCCTCGTGCTGCAGTCGGAGGGCGAGCGCGCGTGGGTGCGGCAGGTCATCGGCAGCATCGCGCTCAGCCTCGCCACCGCGCTCGCGGCCGGGCTGCTGGTGCTCAACGTCATCCGCCGCGACCTCGCGGGCCGCGCCGCCGCCGCGCGCGCGCTGCGCGACGCCAAGGAGTCGGCCGAGGCGGCCAACCGCGCCAAGAGCGACTTCCTGGCGCGCATGAGCCACGAGCTGCGCACGCCGCTCAACAGCGTCATCGGCTTCTCCAACGTGCTGCTGAAGACGCGGGCGTCGGATCTGGGCGACGACGGCCGCACCTACCTGGAGCGCGTCCGCGACAACGGCATGCACCTGCTGACGATGATCGACGACCTGCTCGACATCGCGCGCATCGAGGTGGGCCGCATCGCCATCGACTCGCGCACGGTGGCGCTGGAGGCGCTGGTGCGCGACGTCGTCGGCGCGTTCGAGGAGGACGCGCGCCGCCGCGGGCTCGGGCTCTACGCCGACCTGCCCGACGCGCCCGCACGGCTGGAGGCGGATCCGTCGCGCCTGCGGCAGGTGCTCGTCAACCTCGTGAGCAACGCGCTGCGCTTCACGCGCCGCGGCAGCGTCACGGTGCGCGTCGTCACGGACCCGGTGTCGGGCGTGCCGCTGCGGATGGAGGTCGTGGACACGGGGATCGGCATCCCGCTCGACCGGCAGGCGGCGGTGTTCGAGGCGTTCGAGCAGGCCGACACCTCCACCGGCCGCGAGTTCGGCGGCACGGGCCTGGGCCTCGCCATCAGCCGGTCGCTGTGCGAGCTGATGGGCTTCCAGCTCACGCTCCAGAGCACGCCGAACGTCGGCTCGACGTTCAGCATCGTGCTCTCGCCGGCGCGTGCGGCCGCGCCCGCGCGCGTGGAGGAGACGGTCGGGGCGGGGTGA